The nucleotide sequence GGCAACAAACAATAGGTTTCAATACGGACGCCTATGGTTTTCAAAAATCTATAGAACCCCATCTAAGGGAGCATCATAAAACAGCGCTTATCCTTGGTACCGGTGGCGCTTCCAAGGCAGTGGCATTTGTACTTAATAAATTGGGAATAAACTATAAATTTGTCTCTAGAAACCCCAAAGACAAGCAGCTCAATTATACAGATCTTAACAAGGAAGTGTTAACGGAACATACGGTAATTGTAAATTGCACTCCTTTAGGCACTTTCCCAAACATAAACGACAAGCCAGACCTGCCTTACAACTTCATTAGCAATCAACATTTACTTTTCGACCTTATCTACAACCCGGAAAAAACAGCATTTTTGCTGGCGGGCGAACAGCAAGGCGGTAAAATAAGCAATGGCTCCAACATGCTTCAATTTCAGGCAGAAAAATCGTGGGAGATATGGAATTCCTAGCATAAGAAGCTATGAGATCCCTTATGACGATAAAAATTACAGAAATTCCTCTGTAAAAAATCCTTAAAAAGAAGTTTCATTACCTTTGATATATAGACGGATGTAATTATATTTCCGTACATTACATTTAGAAAGCTATAAACATTCATAAAATGTTAGAAGATAAAGAAGACAACCTACAGAATAATGTAGGTACAGAGGAAACCTCAGGAAGTACCGAAGAAAAAAATAATTCGGAATCCGAGACAGAGGCCAATTCTGCTCCCAGTCCTGAGACCATTGAAACCGAATCTGGAAAAAACACCAAGGAAGTCGTGGAAGATAAAAGTGCTCCTATCGATTTGGAAACCAAGGACGAAGGAAAACTAAAAGAATCTTCAACCCAACAAGCTCCGGAAAAAGAAGAATCCCCAGAAGAAGTTGGGACTACCGAAGATGTAGTGAAAAGTGAAAAGTCCGCAGAAGCTACTGAGGAAAAAGAGGAAGATGTTCTGGAAGAAATAGATGAATCCAATGCAGAGGATGCCGAAGATTCGGACAACCATCAGCGACACCATATTCCCATGCCAGATTACCACGCTATGTCCATGGAGAATTTGGTAGGTGAACTTCAGCGATTGGTAAGGAATGAAAAGGTGCAGGCCATTAAAAAACATGTTGATGGCATTAAATATGAGTTCGACCAGAAGTTTCAGGAGTTTATAGACGAAAAGAAGGAGGACTTTGTAAATAGTGGTGGAAACGAAATAGATTTCCGATACAATTCCGTTGCCAAAAGACAGTTCAACGAGGTATATTCAGATTACCGGGAAAAAAGAAATAGCTATTATAAGAACCTGGAACAGGGACTTAAATCCAATCTTGCACAAAGATTGGAAATCATCAACGAGCTTAAGGCTTTGGTCAACGTTGAAGAGGATATAAACACAACCTACAAAAACTTTAAAGATCTTCAAGAGCGCTGGAAAAATGCCGGCCCAATTCCACGTGCCAATTACAATGATGTTTGGCGAACATACCACCATCACATTGAAATATTTTACGACTTCCTACATCTAAATAGGGAGCTAAGGGATCTGGATTTTAAGCACAACTACGAGGAAAAACTAAAGATCGTAGTGCGGGCGGAAGAGTTGGTCCAAATGGAGGATTTAAACAAGGCATTTCAAGAACTTCAGACCCTACATAAAATCTGGAAGGAAGATATTGGCCCCGTTGGCAAGGAGCACAGGGAAGAGATTTGGGACCGTTTTAGCAATGCTACCAAATTGCTGCACCAAAGACGACAGGATTACTATAAAGACTTGGAAAAGGTTTATGAACAGAACCTTGAAAAGAAACACGAAATAATTCAAGCTATAAGTACAATAGCTACCCACATTGCTTCCAGTCACAAAGAATTGCAACAACAAATAAGGGAAGTTGAAAAATTGCGAGATTCATTCTTTAAAGCAGGAAAAGTACCCCAAAAAGTAAATGAGAGGACTTGGGCAAGTTTTAAGGACGCGGTACGTGAGTTTAACAGAAACAAAAACAACTACTACAAAAATTTAAAGAAAGACCAACAGGCAAATCTCGATAAAAAAAGGGCACTGTTGGAGCTGGCAGTTTCCTTAAAGGATAGTGAGGAATGGGATACTACCACCCAGGAAATGAAAAGGATTCAGAACGAATGGAAAAAAATTGGGCATGTTCCCAGAAAATACTCCGACAAAATATGGAAGGAGTTTAAGACTGCCTGCAACCATTATTTTGATCGTTTACATGCCTTAAAAAATGAAGCCCACAAGGAAGAGATAGAGAATTTTGATAAGAAAAATGCATGCCTGGAAAATTTAAAGAGTTTTCAATTAAGTGGTGATAAAAGTAAGGATTTAGCCGCTATCAAAGAGTTTATTGCAGAATGGAAAGAAGCTGGTAGGGTTCCTTTTAATAAAAAGAGCATTAATGCCAAGTTCAACAAAATTCTAGATGCCCTGTTCAAAAAATTGGATGTCAATAGACAGGAAGCGGAATTGTTGAAATACGGCAACAAGATTCAGCAACTAGCCAATAATGAAAACGACTACGCTATCTCCAACGAACGTACTTTCATCAGAAGAAAAATAGACGAAAGCAAGAGTGAAATTAGGCAATTGGAAAACAATCTTCAATTCTTTTCCAATGCTTCCGAGGATAATCCCTTGGTAAAAGAAGTAATCAAAAACATAAACAACCACAAGGAATCGTTGGCCACATGGAAGGCCAAATTAAAAAAGTTGAACATTCTTGAAAATAATTTGATAAAAGAGGCGGAAAATGAACAAGATTCCTCCGCGGACGAAGAATAGACCTCTATCTTAACAATAAAAAAATAAGCACATTAATAGAAATAAGGTTAGTGTAATGATGGCTTTATGGTTTGTTATTTCGCTAACAAGCTGTGGTACGCCTAGAATAGTTGTAAAAGAAACAGCCGGTCACCTTTCCAACCAGTTACCGGAACCAAATTTGGTATTTGTTATTACAAAAGAGGATCCAAACCTCAACGATTCCCTACTTATCGGCACCATAGCTACCAAGCATAATGGCTTTAGCGGGAATTGCAATCTTCGACAAGTTAAACGGGCAGCACAAAAAGAAGCAAAAGAAATTGGCGGCAATTTAATATTTATAACAAGACACAAGCTCCCTAACGCCATATTAAATCCATGTCATAGAATTAGAGGAAATATCTATTCCGTTCCCAATCCAGAAGCCTATGAAAAGGAAATTCTCTGGAATACCAATAGAAAACTAAAAGTAACCGATTTTAAGGGATCAACTAAAGACAAACCCTTTGTTGCTGCCACAAATGCCTATTTTGGTTATACTACCAGCGTAAAATCAGAAGAAAACACAATTATTATAGAAGTAGATACCTATTTCGATTGTGAGCTATCCTATTTTAAAAATAATAAGAGCCAATCCCTAGTATTAAATCACGAACAGTTGCATTTTGACATTACCGAACTCTACGCTAGGAAGTTTATCCAAAGACTACACCTTGAGGTTAAGAGTTTTAAGGACTTGATAAAGAATGTAGAGCGCATAGGGAATGAAGTAAACAAAGAACTTCAATTAAAACAGGAGGCATACGATACGGCTGTATATAGTGATCTATCACAACAATCCTATTGGGATGAATGGACAGAAACGGCTTTAGAAGAATTGGCTATGTACAACAACAAAACCATAAGCAGACCCTACAAAAAAGAATAGAAAATTCCGTGGGTTTTAGCAATTTGGTCCAGACATCTGCTCCACTGTAACTTTTATATTTAAAAGCTCCACTGGGTTTCCAAATTGGGTGAAGATGGCAACGTCGGCCGCGTCCCGGCCATAGGCGATTGCGATACGACCTCCCTTCAAATCAGCTTGTGTAGGATCTAGTGTGTACCACCTATTTCCAACATAGACCTCGAACCACGCGTGTAAATCCATCGGAACAAGGCCCACAAGATATCCCACGACCATACGGGCCGGTATTGATAGTGCTCGGCAACAAGCTATTCCCAAATGGGCCATATCCCTACATACTCCGCTGCTTAATTGGTTCAACTCTGTGGCACTTATAATCTGCTGCCCTGCTCCAGGTGTGTACTGTATGGTGTTCCGGACATAATCAACAATTGCGGTGCACTGATCATAACCAGAGGAATAACCTCTTACAAGTGATGCAGCCATTTCAGTAAATCGATCCGACTCACAATACCGGCTTGGGTGAAGAAAAGGAAGGGTGTCATCAGGCAATTGTTGTACTTCCACAAATGGAGCGTTGGGAGCGGTATCGGAGGAGTCCGCTGTTTCCACATATGCAGATGTTCGCACTGAAAAATTCCCTGCCGGTGCAACCAGTCGCTGACACAAATTGCCGAAGTTATCCGTGAACTCGTTCACTGGTGCGCTAGGTGTCAAAATATACTCTTCACGTGCAATCCACTGATTCCGTCCACTTCGCGGACGTAACTTTAACAAAAACGGAGTAGGAACCGGTATTTGGAATTCAAGCAAGCAGGATGCGTATAACCACATAACAATATTTTCTGATTAAATTAGACATTCACATTCACGCTTGTGAATAGATACGGAGAACATAAGATTAAATAGAGGGAAATGTAATTTGGTTTCCATTACCAACTATAATACTTGTCCCATCAAATATTATTAAGACAGGCAAGAATCTACTTGTTTATTTACAATAGATAATAAAAGAACTTCCCCAAAACGATCTTCATAATCATTTTGGGGAAGTTCTTTTCAATTTCCTTACAAAATTACTTGGCTACGTTTACCGCTCTAGTTTCCCTAATAACTGTAACTTTCACCTGACCAGGATAAGTCATATCCGTTTGGATTTTTTGGGAAATTTCAAAAGAAAGCTCGGCCGCCTTGTCATCGCTCACTTTTTCACTTTCAACAATAACCCTTAATTCCCTTCCTGCCTGAATGGCGTATGCCTTTTGCACTCCACCAAATCCGAAGGCGATATCTTCCAAATCCTTTAATCGCTGAATGTATGAATCCAACACTTGTCTTCTTGCCCCTGGTCTTGCACCGCTAATGGCATCACACACTTGCACTATTGGCGCAATAAGTGTTTTCATTTCAATCTCATCATGGTGGGCACCAATAGCATTGCACACATCAGGTTTCTCTCCAAATTTTTCAGCCCATTGCATACCAAGAATGGCATGTGGGGTTTCTACCTCGGCCTCTGTATTTGGGACTTTTCCTATATCGTGCAATAGACCGGCACGCTTGGCCAATTTTGGGTTTAATCCCAACTCGGCCGCCATAACACCACATAGTTTGGCAACTTCCCTGGAATGTTGCAATAGGTTCTGGCCATAGGAAGAACGATACTTCATTCTACCCACTGCCTTGATCAATTCTGGATGCAGACCGTGTATCCCTAAATCGATTACTGTACGTTTACCAATTTCAACAATTTCCTCCTCTATTTGCTTTTCTGTCTTTTTAACAATTTCCTCAATTCTTGCTGGATGTATCCTACCATCTGTTACCAATTTGTGCAAAGACAAACGTGCAACCTCCCTACGTACAGAATCGAAACAGGAAAGGATAATGGCCTCGGGAGTATCGTCTACAATTATTTCAACCCCTGTAGCCGCTTCCAATGCCCTAATATTTCGTCCTTCACGCCCAATTATCCTTCCCTTAACATCATCGGATTCCAAATTAAACACGGAAACACAGTTTTCCACTGCCTCTTCAGTACCAATGCGCTGAATGGTATTGATAATAATTTTCTTGGCTTCTTGTTGGGCCGTAAGCTTTGCTTCTTCCACCGTAGTCTGAATATAGGCCATGGCATCCGATTTTGCGGTATCCTTAAGGGACTCCAACAACTGTGATTTGGCCTCCTCGGCAGATAGGCCGGAAATTACTTCCAACTGTTGTACCTGGCTTTTGTGAAGTTTTTCAAGCTCGGATTGTTTCTTTTCCAAGAATTCACTCTTGTAATCTACTTCTTTCAGCTTACTCTCTAGCTGCTCCCCCAATTTCTTGCCTTTTGCAAGTTCACTACTGACTTGTGATTCTTTATCCCTTGTTCGTTTTTCTGCCTCTGAAATTTTCTTATCCTTATTGATAATTACCTTCTCGTGCTCTGCCTTTAGTTCCAGAAACTTTTCCTTAGCTTGAAATATTTTATCCTTCTTAATATTTTCACCTTCAATATTGGCTTCCTTAATTATGTTTGCCGCCTCTTTTTTTGCGCTGGCTATGGTTTTGGAGGCCTTTCCCTTTTCCATAAATTTCGCAATGGCAAATCCAATTCCCAATCCAACCAATCCTATTATTATTGCTATACTATCCATATTTATTTTGAAAATTATTTATAAAAAAAGCCCACATTGATGGAAGATTTGTACAAACCCCGATAAACAGGTTTAGGGCTACCAGACTGCTCAAGGATCCTTATACTAGTAAGGCCTGCTTTTACAATCTAAACTCACCCTTTTCAAACAAATTAGTGTTGAGTTTGTCAAAAATTAATTACCAATGTGGGCAGTAACTATAATTATTTTAAAGAACGTTATTTCATCCCTAGCTTGGAACTGACCAACATGTTCAGTGCTTTTAGTCGCTCTGCTGCTTCTTTTACACCTTCTGAATGGTCTATTCCTTTTTGCTCAATCTTGGAGGCAAACTGAAGTGCGCACATGGCCAGCACATCTTGCTTATCCCTAACGGCATAGTTTTGCTCAAATTTCTTTGCCAGCTGTTCTATATTCTTAGCCGCCTTTCTTAAGCCCTCTTCCTGTAGAGGATCAATCGTTAAGGGATATACCCTATCTGCTATAGAAAGCTTAATTTTGAGCTTCTCTGCCATATTGTTTATTTACACTATTCCGAAAGTTGGGCAATGCAATGGTCCAACTCCCTAATTAATGTGTTTATTTTAAGCTTAGCTTCGGTCTTATTAGTATCACTGCCCAGCATAGAACTCGCTAATTTTAGTGAATTGTATTTTTCCTGCCATTCATTCACCGAAACTCTTGTAGCTTCATGATCATTTTTTACAGCAACCAATTCTTCTTCCAATTTTATATTGGTATGGTGCAAAAGCTCCAGCTTATGCAGCAACTTACTAATCTTATTTTCTAAAGAATCAACAATATCTACCAATTCACTCATTTGCAAATATCAATGCATTTTACACAAAGTTAACACACCTCTTTATACTTAGCAATTCTTTTTTCATTTATTCTTAAAGTAAAATTTCCAACCTCAAGTTAAGAAAAAAAATTGACCCTTTTTATAAATTATATAACACAGACTTTTTTTTGAATTAGAACGGTATTAATTACTTTCGTACCAATAATCACTTATATGAAAGGCTTTTTCTTAGGATTTTTTCTTTTTTCTTCAATCTTTTATGGGCAAGCTCCGTATCCAACGGATTTTTTCCGCCCCCCCTTGGATATTCCAATAGTTCTTTCAGGAACATTTGGGGAACTCCGATCCAATCATTTTCACGCAGGTATCGATATAAAAACGCAACAGCGACAGGGGTTACCGGTCTACGCTATAGGTGAGGGTACGGTTACCCGAATAAAAGTATCGGAATGGGGCTATGGAAAGGGACTATATATTGCCCATCCAAATGGCCACACTTCCGTCTACGGGCATCTTCAAAAATTTTCACCCGAAATAGAAGCTTACGTAAAGAATGTGCAGTACCAAAAGAAATCATTTGAAGTGGAAATTTTTCCTCAATTTTCGGAGCTTAAGGTTCAGAAAGGTGATCTAATTGCATATACTGGAAATACCGGTGGATCTGCCGGACCCCACCTTCATTTCGAAATTAGAAACAGTGCCTCCGAAATGCCGACAAACCCCCTCCTTTATGGAATAGAGGTAAGGGATGCCACAGACCCCACTTTATTGAGTGTCTATGCCTATCCCCTTTCGGATAACGCTCAGGTAAATCAAAGTCAGGAAAAAATAAAATTAAAATACCATAGACAAAGTGATGGCACCTATCTTGCAGACAAGGTAACTGCCCTTGGCACAATTGGTTTTGGAATAAATGCATTTGACCGCCAAGACCTCGCTGCCAATCAAAACGGAGTTTATTCCGTGAAACAAATAGTGAATGGAAAATTATATACCGATTTTAATTTTGAAACATTCTCATTTACAGAAAGCCGATACATAAACACCTTGATAGATTACAACCATTACAGTACCTACAGGGAAAGGATTCAGAAGTGTTTTAAGGATGAAAGCAATCTTTTGGGTATTTACAGAACTATTTACAATAATGGAAAAATAGAGGTAAGTGAAGGTTTGTCCTATAATGTGGAAATTGAAATTTATGATCTTGCCGGTAATCTTACCAAATTGGTTATACCTGTGGAAGGAAAGCATGAAGAAATTAAAATCCCAAAAATCGAAGAGAAAACGGATAACTATATTATTGCCAAGAAACCTAACAATTTTGATTTGGGGGCTGCAAAAGTATATTTTCCGGCCAATACGTTTTATGACAATTTTTATATCGATCTAAAAAATGGACAGGATACTATTACCATTCACAACAGTAAGGTCCCGGCCCATAGAAACTTTACAATAACCTTTGATGTTTCAAAATATTCGGACGAGGAAAGGAAACAGCTATTCATAGCAAGATTGGGCAAGAATAGATCTGCAAATTACGCCTCTACCTATAAAAGGGGTACTACCTTTACCACAAGAACTAGGGATCTTGGCACCTATACCTTGGCAAAAGACACTGTTGCCCCACAGATTAGGCCTAAAAATTTTAAAGACAAACAGTGGCTTACCAATTACAGTTATCTAAG is from Arenibacter algicola and encodes:
- a CDS encoding DUF349 domain-containing protein, producing MLEDKEDNLQNNVGTEETSGSTEEKNNSESETEANSAPSPETIETESGKNTKEVVEDKSAPIDLETKDEGKLKESSTQQAPEKEESPEEVGTTEDVVKSEKSAEATEEKEEDVLEEIDESNAEDAEDSDNHQRHHIPMPDYHAMSMENLVGELQRLVRNEKVQAIKKHVDGIKYEFDQKFQEFIDEKKEDFVNSGGNEIDFRYNSVAKRQFNEVYSDYREKRNSYYKNLEQGLKSNLAQRLEIINELKALVNVEEDINTTYKNFKDLQERWKNAGPIPRANYNDVWRTYHHHIEIFYDFLHLNRELRDLDFKHNYEEKLKIVVRAEELVQMEDLNKAFQELQTLHKIWKEDIGPVGKEHREEIWDRFSNATKLLHQRRQDYYKDLEKVYEQNLEKKHEIIQAISTIATHIASSHKELQQQIREVEKLRDSFFKAGKVPQKVNERTWASFKDAVREFNRNKNNYYKNLKKDQQANLDKKRALLELAVSLKDSEEWDTTTQEMKRIQNEWKKIGHVPRKYSDKIWKEFKTACNHYFDRLHALKNEAHKEEIENFDKKNACLENLKSFQLSGDKSKDLAAIKEFIAEWKEAGRVPFNKKSINAKFNKILDALFKKLDVNRQEAELLKYGNKIQQLANNENDYAISNERTFIRRKIDESKSEIRQLENNLQFFSNASEDNPLVKEVIKNINNHKESLATWKAKLKKLNILENNLIKEAENEQDSSADEE
- a CDS encoding cell division protein ZapA; translated protein: MAEKLKIKLSIADRVYPLTIDPLQEEGLRKAAKNIEQLAKKFEQNYAVRDKQDVLAMCALQFASKIEQKGIDHSEGVKEAAERLKALNMLVSSKLGMK
- a CDS encoding transglutaminase-like domain-containing protein — encoded protein: MWLYASCLLEFQIPVPTPFLLKLRPRSGRNQWIAREEYILTPSAPVNEFTDNFGNLCQRLVAPAGNFSVRTSAYVETADSSDTAPNAPFVEVQQLPDDTLPFLHPSRYCESDRFTEMAASLVRGYSSGYDQCTAIVDYVRNTIQYTPGAGQQIISATELNQLSSGVCRDMAHLGIACCRALSIPARMVVGYLVGLVPMDLHAWFEVYVGNRWYTLDPTQADLKGGRIAIAYGRDAADVAIFTQFGNPVELLNIKVTVEQMSGPNC
- a CDS encoding shikimate dehydrogenase family protein; translated protein: MEKTERDKIRFGLIGKNISYSFSRGYFTKKFSEMGLERHSYENFDLEHIDKFKGLLEQNSNIQGFNVTIPYKEQIMPFLSKIDPEAQAIGAVNTIKIVGQQTIGFNTDAYGFQKSIEPHLREHHKTALILGTGGASKAVAFVLNKLGINYKFVSRNPKDKQLNYTDLNKEVLTEHTVIVNCTPLGTFPNINDKPDLPYNFISNQHLLFDLIYNPEKTAFLLAGEQQGGKISNGSNMLQFQAEKSWEIWNS
- the rny gene encoding ribonuclease Y, whose translation is MDSIAIIIGLVGLGIGFAIAKFMEKGKASKTIASAKKEAANIIKEANIEGENIKKDKIFQAKEKFLELKAEHEKVIINKDKKISEAEKRTRDKESQVSSELAKGKKLGEQLESKLKEVDYKSEFLEKKQSELEKLHKSQVQQLEVISGLSAEEAKSQLLESLKDTAKSDAMAYIQTTVEEAKLTAQQEAKKIIINTIQRIGTEEAVENCVSVFNLESDDVKGRIIGREGRNIRALEAATGVEIIVDDTPEAIILSCFDSVRREVARLSLHKLVTDGRIHPARIEEIVKKTEKQIEEEIVEIGKRTVIDLGIHGLHPELIKAVGRMKYRSSYGQNLLQHSREVAKLCGVMAAELGLNPKLAKRAGLLHDIGKVPNTEAEVETPHAILGMQWAEKFGEKPDVCNAIGAHHDEIEMKTLIAPIVQVCDAISGARPGARRQVLDSYIQRLKDLEDIAFGFGGVQKAYAIQAGRELRVIVESEKVSDDKAAELSFEISQKIQTDMTYPGQVKVTVIRETRAVNVAK
- a CDS encoding M23 family metallopeptidase — encoded protein: MKGFFLGFFLFSSIFYGQAPYPTDFFRPPLDIPIVLSGTFGELRSNHFHAGIDIKTQQRQGLPVYAIGEGTVTRIKVSEWGYGKGLYIAHPNGHTSVYGHLQKFSPEIEAYVKNVQYQKKSFEVEIFPQFSELKVQKGDLIAYTGNTGGSAGPHLHFEIRNSASEMPTNPLLYGIEVRDATDPTLLSVYAYPLSDNAQVNQSQEKIKLKYHRQSDGTYLADKVTALGTIGFGINAFDRQDLAANQNGVYSVKQIVNGKLYTDFNFETFSFTESRYINTLIDYNHYSTYRERIQKCFKDESNLLGIYRTIYNNGKIEVSEGLSYNVEIEIYDLAGNLTKLVIPVEGKHEEIKIPKIEEKTDNYIIAKKPNNFDLGAAKVYFPANTFYDNFYIDLKNGQDTITIHNSKVPAHRNFTITFDVSKYSDEERKQLFIARLGKNRSANYASTYKRGTTFTTRTRDLGTYTLAKDTVAPQIRPKNFKDKQWLTNYSYLSLKITDDLSGIDTYNATLNGEWILLEYEPKTSTITYNFDDLILDKKQCDLKVVVTDNVGNSSTFTSTFYRK